Proteins encoded together in one Marinobacter sp. Arc7-DN-1 window:
- the pepN gene encoding aminopeptidase N, with protein MRTSQPQTIYLSDYKVPAYLVDTVELTFELFEDGARVHSTLELRRNPESAEASAPLELDGDSLKLESVALDGAKLAASDYEDRGDQLVIRSVPDRFRLTTVTWIEPQNNTRLEGLYKSSGMFCTQCEAEGFRCITYFPDRPDVMARFRTRIEASKEAYPILLSNGNDVEKGELENGRHFVTWEDPFPKPCYLFALVAGDLVEKRDSFTTCSGRDIDLRMYVEPRNARKCDHAMDSLKRSMRWDEEVYGREYDLDIFMIVAVDDFNMGAMENKGLNIFNSSCVLASQETATDIAFQRIEAIVAHEYFHNWSGNRVTCRDWFQLSLKEGFTVFRDSQFSADMGSPTVKRIEDVTLLRTAQFAEDSGPMAHPVRPASYMEITNFYTLTVYEKGEEVVRMIHTLLGPDMFRKGSDLYFERHDGQAVTTDDFVKAMEDASGRDLSQFRLWYEQAGTPVLTVSDEFDAGPGIYRLTIEQNIPDTPGQTNKKPQHIPFSLGLLGQDGQPLPLQLEADASEAPTERVLELTEAVHTFDFHGVEAKPVPSLLRHFSAPVRVRYPWTREQLLFLMSHDPDGFNRWDAGQRLAVDVIQSLVGAADGSEVEPRLVEAYRKLVSDTDLDQALVAKMLQLPSEAYLIELAENADVPAIHQARETVLKCLAHALRNELLACYQRNLETGAYEVTPEAIARRSLRNTALAWLLVINDEKGRTLAVSQLNQADNMTDRMGALQALVNSDYEDDRRQALDEFYNSFRDDPQVVEQWFSVQAASDRAGQLPDIRKLLEHPAFDWKNPNKIRSVVGAFAGQNLAAFHNPDGSGYDFLADQVCRLDDSNPQIAARLVTPLTRWQKFAPAYSGPMKSALERIRDKDGLSRDVYEVVHKSLAG; from the coding sequence ATGCGTACCAGCCAGCCACAAACCATTTACCTGAGCGATTACAAGGTGCCCGCGTATCTGGTCGATACCGTGGAACTGACCTTCGAGCTTTTTGAAGATGGTGCCCGGGTACACAGCACGCTTGAACTTCGTCGGAATCCTGAGTCCGCCGAGGCATCGGCACCCCTGGAGCTTGACGGTGACAGCCTGAAGCTGGAGTCCGTTGCCCTGGATGGCGCCAAACTGGCGGCGAGCGATTACGAGGACCGGGGCGATCAGCTGGTCATCCGGTCTGTACCGGACCGGTTCCGTCTGACCACCGTAACCTGGATCGAGCCCCAGAATAACACCCGGCTCGAAGGTCTCTACAAATCCTCGGGCATGTTCTGTACCCAGTGTGAGGCCGAGGGATTCCGCTGTATTACCTACTTCCCGGACCGTCCCGACGTTATGGCACGCTTCCGCACCCGCATTGAGGCCAGCAAGGAGGCGTATCCGATCCTGTTGTCCAATGGTAACGATGTCGAGAAGGGCGAGCTGGAAAACGGGCGCCACTTCGTGACCTGGGAAGATCCGTTCCCCAAACCCTGTTATCTCTTTGCCCTGGTAGCCGGGGATCTTGTGGAGAAGCGTGACAGCTTTACCACCTGCTCCGGCCGTGACATTGATCTGCGTATGTATGTGGAGCCCCGGAACGCCAGGAAATGTGATCACGCCATGGATTCCCTGAAACGGTCCATGCGCTGGGATGAGGAGGTCTACGGTCGGGAATACGATCTGGATATTTTCATGATCGTGGCGGTGGACGACTTCAACATGGGCGCCATGGAAAACAAGGGCCTCAATATCTTCAACTCCTCATGCGTGCTGGCCAGCCAGGAAACGGCAACGGACATAGCGTTTCAGCGCATCGAGGCCATCGTCGCCCACGAATACTTCCACAACTGGTCCGGGAACCGGGTCACCTGCCGTGACTGGTTCCAGCTGAGCCTGAAAGAAGGCTTCACCGTATTCCGGGATTCCCAGTTTTCAGCAGATATGGGCTCGCCCACCGTCAAGCGGATTGAAGATGTCACCCTGTTGCGCACCGCCCAGTTTGCCGAAGACAGCGGCCCGATGGCGCACCCGGTTCGGCCAGCTTCCTATATGGAAATTACCAACTTCTACACCCTGACCGTTTACGAGAAAGGGGAGGAAGTGGTGCGCATGATCCATACCCTGCTGGGACCGGACATGTTCCGCAAGGGCAGTGATCTGTACTTTGAGCGCCATGACGGCCAGGCGGTCACCACCGACGATTTCGTAAAAGCCATGGAGGATGCTTCGGGCCGTGATCTGAGCCAGTTCCGGTTGTGGTACGAGCAGGCGGGAACGCCGGTGCTGACCGTTTCCGATGAATTCGACGCCGGCCCGGGCATTTATCGACTGACGATTGAGCAGAACATTCCGGATACACCGGGCCAGACCAATAAAAAGCCCCAGCACATTCCATTTTCTTTGGGACTTCTGGGGCAGGATGGTCAGCCACTGCCCTTGCAGCTGGAGGCGGATGCGTCTGAAGCGCCCACAGAGCGCGTGCTTGAGCTTACCGAAGCCGTCCATACCTTTGACTTCCATGGCGTTGAGGCGAAGCCGGTTCCCTCTCTGCTGCGGCACTTCTCGGCGCCGGTCCGGGTTCGCTATCCGTGGACCCGCGAGCAGTTACTGTTCCTGATGAGTCACGATCCGGACGGATTCAACCGCTGGGATGCCGGCCAGAGGCTGGCGGTGGACGTGATTCAGTCCCTGGTGGGTGCCGCGGATGGCTCGGAAGTGGAGCCAAGGCTGGTTGAGGCTTACCGGAAACTGGTTTCCGATACGGATCTTGATCAGGCACTGGTGGCAAAAATGCTTCAGCTGCCGTCCGAGGCGTATCTGATTGAGTTGGCGGAAAATGCCGATGTTCCCGCGATTCACCAGGCCCGCGAAACAGTGCTTAAATGCCTGGCTCACGCCCTGAGGAACGAGCTACTGGCGTGTTACCAGCGTAATCTCGAAACCGGTGCCTATGAGGTGACTCCAGAGGCCATTGCCCGTCGCAGCCTGCGTAATACCGCGCTCGCCTGGCTGCTGGTGATCAATGATGAGAAAGGCCGCACTCTGGCGGTGAGCCAGCTGAACCAAGCCGACAATATGACAGACCGGATGGGTGCCCTGCAGGCGCTGGTCAACTCCGACTATGAAGATGACCGGCGTCAGGCCCTGGACGAGTTTTACAACAGCTTCCGGGACGATCCGCAGGTTGTTGAACAGTGGTTCTCCGTACAGGCGGCCAGCGACCGGGCCGGGCAGCTGCCGGATATCAGGAAGTTGCTGGAGCATCCGGCCTTTGACTGGAAGAATCCGAACAAGATTCGTTCAGTGGTAGGTGCATTCGCCGGGCAGAACCTGGCGGCTTTCCACAATCCGGACGGTTCCGGTTATGACTTCCTGGCAGATCAGGTTTGCCGGCTGGATGACAGCAATCCGCAGATCGCGGCGCGCCTGGTGACGCCGCTGACCCGGTGGCAAAAGTTTGCGCCGGCCTACAGCGGGCCGATGAAGTCCGCGCTGGAACGTATCCGCGACAAAGACGGCCTGTCCCGGGATGTCTATGAGGTGGTGCACAAGAGCCTTGCCGGTTGA
- a CDS encoding DUF2797 domain-containing protein, which produces MSKTIDVTGRLRKMPAEAGDPVAYTIAVGDTRIPLNELIGRPLRFDFDGIIRCIHCDRTTKKSFNQGFCYPCFRKLAACDSCIMSPEKCHYHLGTCREPEWGETHCMVEHVVYLANSSGLKVGITRASQVPTRWIDQGAVDAIPMVRVATRYIAGLVEVACKAHVADRTNWRAMLKGDVPELDLAEERWRILGLIAGDLEALRETHGQESIREVDEQGLGLSYPVEVWPEKIKTHNLDKTPEVEGVLEGIKGQYLILDTGVMNIRKFTGYEVRFRVAER; this is translated from the coding sequence TTGAGTAAAACCATTGATGTAACCGGTCGGCTTCGGAAAATGCCGGCAGAGGCGGGAGATCCGGTGGCCTACACCATTGCCGTCGGCGATACCCGTATACCCCTGAACGAGCTGATTGGCAGGCCGTTGCGGTTTGATTTCGACGGCATCATTCGTTGTATCCACTGCGACCGAACCACCAAAAAGAGTTTCAACCAGGGGTTTTGCTACCCCTGTTTTCGCAAGCTGGCAGCCTGTGACAGTTGCATCATGAGCCCGGAAAAGTGCCATTATCATCTGGGAACCTGTCGTGAGCCGGAGTGGGGCGAGACCCACTGTATGGTGGAGCACGTGGTTTACCTCGCGAATTCATCCGGTCTCAAGGTGGGTATCACCCGGGCCTCCCAGGTGCCGACCCGCTGGATTGACCAGGGCGCGGTAGATGCCATTCCCATGGTGCGGGTTGCGACCCGATACATCGCCGGGTTGGTGGAAGTTGCCTGCAAGGCCCACGTTGCCGACCGAACCAACTGGCGGGCGATGCTCAAGGGCGACGTACCGGAGCTGGACCTGGCCGAAGAGCGCTGGAGAATTCTGGGGCTGATTGCCGGGGATCTTGAAGCACTGAGAGAAACTCACGGCCAGGAGTCTATCCGTGAGGTGGATGAGCAGGGGCTCGGCCTCAGTTATCCCGTTGAGGTCTGGCCAGAGAAGATCAAAACCCATAACCTCGACAAAACGCCGGAAGTTGAAGGCGTCCTTGAAGGCATCAAGGGGCAGTACCTTATTCTTGATACCGGTGTAATGAACATCAGGAAGTTCACCGGTTATGAAGTCCGTTTCCGGGTTGCGGAGCGCTGA
- a CDS encoding rhomboid family intramembrane serine protease yields the protein MYRVKQVDTTVNLAGFSRWLNGQGVTHRIAEEGGFQVIWLEDPAHAEPVLAALERFMAEPELRDAVDRQNRSPVFVGGRWQPSPRHAPLVLGIIGFAVIMVWLTAMGQNELAATLMMIDPRDYDWSTMAGRIDALSATLASGQVWRLLTPDFLHFSWTHIIFNSVMLWFLGSQIEWFDGRGRLVTLFLVTSLVSNGLQYFVSGPLFGGLSGFVYGILGYCWLSQRSAPRFQFPPALVTFAVVWMVIGFTALPEMLGLGRMANEAHLGGFVAGLALAVILPVRARRGV from the coding sequence GTGTACCGAGTCAAACAGGTGGATACCACGGTGAATCTGGCCGGCTTCAGCCGCTGGCTGAACGGGCAGGGTGTTACTCACCGGATTGCCGAGGAGGGTGGTTTTCAGGTGATCTGGCTGGAGGATCCGGCCCACGCTGAGCCGGTGCTTGCAGCCCTTGAGCGCTTCATGGCGGAACCGGAGCTCCGGGATGCGGTTGATCGCCAGAACCGGTCGCCGGTTTTTGTTGGCGGGCGCTGGCAGCCTTCGCCTCGCCATGCGCCATTGGTTCTGGGCATCATCGGCTTTGCAGTGATTATGGTCTGGCTCACAGCCATGGGGCAGAATGAACTCGCTGCCACACTGATGATGATTGACCCGCGTGATTATGACTGGAGCACCATGGCCGGTCGTATTGATGCCTTGTCGGCGACTCTCGCCAGTGGCCAGGTGTGGCGTCTGCTGACTCCGGATTTTCTGCACTTCAGCTGGACCCATATAATTTTCAACTCGGTCATGCTCTGGTTCCTGGGCAGTCAGATTGAATGGTTTGACGGGCGGGGACGGCTGGTCACTCTTTTCCTGGTGACCAGCCTGGTCTCCAACGGGTTGCAGTACTTTGTTTCCGGGCCCCTTTTTGGCGGGCTGTCCGGCTTTGTCTACGGTATTCTGGGTTATTGCTGGCTGAGCCAGCGGTCTGCGCCAAGGTTCCAGTTTCCGCCGGCATTGGTAACCTTTGCCGTGGTGTGGATGGTGATCGGTTTTACCGCGCTTCCTGAAATGCTCGGTCTCGGGCGTATGGCAAATGAAGCCCATCTGGGAGGATTTGTCGCGGGATTGGCCCTTGCGGTGATTTTGCCCGTAAGAGCCAGACGCGGAGTATAA
- a CDS encoding YeaC family protein yields the protein MTYEELIDRLDPNVYRSLRQSIELGKWPDGRKLTPGQREISLEAVIYYENLHNIPEEERVGYLDRGSKAGTACDPSITRNLSDGDADPGQFVEVKS from the coding sequence ATGACTTACGAAGAACTGATTGATCGGCTGGATCCCAATGTGTACCGGAGTCTCCGGCAGTCCATTGAGCTCGGGAAATGGCCCGACGGCCGCAAGCTGACTCCCGGGCAGCGGGAAATCAGCCTGGAGGCAGTCATCTATTACGAAAACCTGCACAACATTCCCGAAGAGGAGCGTGTGGGTTACCTCGACAGAGGCAGCAAGGCGGGAACCGCCTGCGATCCCTCCATAACGCGCAATCTGAGTGACGGCGACGCAGATCCGGGCCAGTTTGTTGAGGTCAAGTCTTGA